The Cloeon dipterum chromosome 3, ieCloDipt1.1, whole genome shotgun sequence genome includes a region encoding these proteins:
- the LOC135938582 gene encoding chymotrypsin-1-like isoform X1, producing the protein MMTAEKYGPILTLIFLPFLLHGASSKNIGIESRIVGGENVALQGEYPYMVALLFKNRTMCGGTILNENYILTAAHCIHNLDLQYYEVLSGSNLLSEANIHVVTEAKEHEEFIFQQNLPNDVGLMKVNPPFVFGEFVQPVTLIDQGLEINDTTASGVALGWGMIYSGSDYPNELMKVELDVFSDEECLNAYFYGPTERSICAGMSIGSDSQLGICGGDAGGPLIVDGIQVGIISWARVPCGEPGFPAVFAQVSYYTDWIKANSGLV; encoded by the exons aTGATGACTGCTGAAAAATACGGACCCATTTTAACTCTAATATTTCTTCCATTTCTATTGCATG GTGCTTCATCAAAGAACATCGGAATTGAGTCCAGAATTGTCGGCGGAGAAAATGTGGCTCTTCAAGGCGAATATCCCTATAtg GTGGcacttttattcaaaaatcgGACAATGTGCGGAGGAACCATcctgaatgaaaattatatactAACCGCCGCGCACTGCATTCATAA CTTGGATTTGCAATACTATGAAGTCCTCTCTGGCTCCAATCTTCTGTCAGAGGCTAACATCCACGTGGTCACAGAAGCTAAAGAGCACGAAGAATtcattttccagcaaaatcTACCAAACGATGTAGGACTCATGAAG GTGAACCCACCATTTGTGTTTGGGGAGTTCGTCCAGCCTGTGACCCTGATTGACCAGGGGTTGGAAATCAACGACACCACTGCTTCTGGGGTTGCCTTGGGCTGGGGAATGATTTAT agCGGCAGTGACTATCCAAATGAACTCATGAAAGTGGAACTGGACGTGTTCTCTGACGAGGAGTGCCTGAACGCGTATTTTTACGGCCCGACCGAGCGATCGATTTGCGCCGGCATGTCCATCGGCTCAGACAGCCAATTGGGGATTTGCGgg GGAGACGCGGGCGGACCTTTGATTGTCGACGGAATTCAAGTGGGAATCATTAGCTGGGCTCGTGTGCCTTGCGGAGAGCCAGGATTCCCTGCTGTCTTCGCGCAAGTCTCGTACTATACAGATTGGATCAAGGCTAACTCTGggcttgtttaa
- the LOC135938582 gene encoding CUB and peptidase domain-containing protein 2-like isoform X2, translating into MVALLFKNRTMCGGTILNENYILTAAHCIHNLDLQYYEVLSGSNLLSEANIHVVTEAKEHEEFIFQQNLPNDVGLMKVNPPFVFGEFVQPVTLIDQGLEINDTTASGVALGWGMIYSGSDYPNELMKVELDVFSDEECLNAYFYGPTERSICAGMSIGSDSQLGICGGDAGGPLIVDGIQVGIISWARVPCGEPGFPAVFAQVSYYTDWIKANSGLV; encoded by the exons Atg GTGGcacttttattcaaaaatcgGACAATGTGCGGAGGAACCATcctgaatgaaaattatatactAACCGCCGCGCACTGCATTCATAA CTTGGATTTGCAATACTATGAAGTCCTCTCTGGCTCCAATCTTCTGTCAGAGGCTAACATCCACGTGGTCACAGAAGCTAAAGAGCACGAAGAATtcattttccagcaaaatcTACCAAACGATGTAGGACTCATGAAG GTGAACCCACCATTTGTGTTTGGGGAGTTCGTCCAGCCTGTGACCCTGATTGACCAGGGGTTGGAAATCAACGACACCACTGCTTCTGGGGTTGCCTTGGGCTGGGGAATGATTTAT agCGGCAGTGACTATCCAAATGAACTCATGAAAGTGGAACTGGACGTGTTCTCTGACGAGGAGTGCCTGAACGCGTATTTTTACGGCCCGACCGAGCGATCGATTTGCGCCGGCATGTCCATCGGCTCAGACAGCCAATTGGGGATTTGCGgg GGAGACGCGGGCGGACCTTTGATTGTCGACGGAATTCAAGTGGGAATCATTAGCTGGGCTCGTGTGCCTTGCGGAGAGCCAGGATTCCCTGCTGTCTTCGCGCAAGTCTCGTACTATACAGATTGGATCAAGGCTAACTCTGggcttgtttaa
- the LOC135938581 gene encoding autotransporter adhesin BpaC-like, translating to MQIWATIFGMKGIVTLHIIVIELCSCQLFFYPSNLAPPKIIFEAVKKRRNFIIRCCGEDSCSNPSGSGIQGNGTENNGGSGNSATTVAGDTGGDSTAAAGDTTAAAEGDTTAAAEGDTTVAEGDTTAAAEGDTTVAGGDTTEAGGDTTAPSAEGDTTAAAEGDTTAAADGETTVSSDTPAALKVLNLKIDPEELQKEPRNLEKESTVAKKTSKKKSAKAKDSKKRYASKGKIADRKSGKVAKAKTQKQKMKAAGKKIRIHLGAKYMDQESKKNSIPKKISKNKN from the exons atgcaaatatgGGCCACGATTTTCGGGATGAAGGGAATCGTCACATTA CACATCATAGTGATTGAGTTATGCAGTTGCcagctatttttttatccaagCAATTTAGCAC CACCGAAAATTATCTTTGAAGCCgttaaaaaaaggagaaacTTCATAATTAGATGCTGTGGAGAAGACTCTTGCAGTAATCCAAGTGGTTCAGGGATTCAAGGCAATGGAACTGAGAAT aACGGAGGCAGTGGAAATTCAGCAACCACTGTGGCTGGAGACACAGGAGGAGACTCGACCGCTGCGGCAG GGGACACAACTGCCGCTGCTGAAGGAGACACAACCGCCGCTGCTGAAGGAGACACAACAGTTGCTGAAGGAGACACAACCGCCGCTGCAGAAGGAGACACAACAGTTGCTGGAGGAGACACGACGGAAGCTGGAGGAGACACCACAGCACCATCTGCTGAAGGAGATACGACAGCAGCTGCTGAGGGAGACACCACCGCGGCAGCGGATGGTGAAACCACTGTTTCTTCTGACACACCTGCAGCGCTCAAGGTTTTGAACCTGAAGATTGACCCTGAAGAACTACAAAAGGAGCCTCGAAATTTGGAGAAAGAGAGCACAGTGGCTAAGAAAACGAGTAAGAAAAAATCGGCAAAGGCGAAAGATTCAAAGAAGCGCTACGCgagcaaaggaaaaattgcagacaGGAAAAGCGGCAAAGTCGCGAAGGCGAAGACacaaaagcagaaaatgaaaGCGGCCGGCAAAAAAATTCGTATTCACCTGGGAGCCAAATACATGGACCAGGAAtcgaagaaaaattcaattcctaAAAAgatttcgaaaaataaaaattaa